From the Pseudomonas putida genome, one window contains:
- the hglS gene encoding 2-oxoadipate dioxygenase/decarboxylase HglS, whose product MPAHDFVSPDSIRAQFSAAMSLMYKQEVPLYGTLLELVSEINQQVMAEQPKVAEALRWTGEIERLDQERHGAIRVGTAEELATIARLFAVMGMAPVGYYDLSSAGVPVHSTAFRAVHEQSLHVSPFRVFTSLLRLELIDNLPLRELAQGILAKRKIFTARALELIAQSEHDGGLNAGDADEFVREALHTFRWHQDATVTAEQYQQLHDQHRLIADVVAFKGPHINHLTPRTLDIDAIQVGMPAKGIPPKAVVEGPPTRRHPILLRQTSFKALQEKVAFSDHLGSHTARFGEIEQRGAALTPKGRQLYDKLLDATRAALGGAPAEANAERYRALLQESFAAFPDDLAQMREQGLAYFRYFATEKGMAQRDQQDRPTTLEGLIAAGHVHFEALVYEDFLPVSAAGIFQSNLGDEGQAEYGSNANREAFEAALGLQVQDELALYAQSERRSLQACAQALNLGSM is encoded by the coding sequence ATGCCCGCCCACGATTTCGTCAGCCCCGACAGCATCCGCGCGCAGTTCTCTGCCGCCATGTCGCTCATGTACAAACAGGAAGTGCCGCTGTACGGCACGCTGCTGGAGCTGGTGAGCGAAATCAACCAGCAGGTCATGGCCGAGCAGCCCAAGGTGGCCGAAGCCCTGCGCTGGACCGGCGAGATCGAACGCCTGGACCAGGAGCGCCATGGCGCCATCCGCGTCGGCACGGCCGAAGAGCTGGCCACCATCGCCCGCCTGTTCGCGGTGATGGGCATGGCGCCGGTCGGCTATTACGACCTCAGCTCCGCTGGCGTGCCGGTGCATTCCACCGCGTTCCGCGCCGTGCACGAGCAGTCGCTGCACGTCAGCCCGTTCCGCGTGTTCACCTCGCTGCTGCGCCTGGAGCTGATCGACAACCTGCCACTGCGCGAGCTGGCCCAGGGCATCCTCGCCAAGCGCAAGATCTTCACCGCTCGCGCACTCGAACTGATTGCCCAGTCCGAGCACGATGGCGGCCTGAACGCCGGTGATGCCGACGAGTTCGTCCGCGAAGCCTTGCACACCTTCCGCTGGCACCAGGACGCCACGGTCACTGCCGAGCAGTACCAGCAGCTGCACGACCAGCACCGCCTGATCGCCGACGTGGTGGCCTTCAAAGGCCCGCACATCAACCACCTGACCCCGCGCACCCTGGATATCGACGCGATCCAGGTCGGCATGCCGGCCAAGGGCATCCCGCCGAAAGCCGTGGTCGAAGGCCCACCAACCCGCCGCCACCCGATCCTGCTGCGCCAGACCAGCTTCAAGGCGCTGCAGGAGAAGGTTGCGTTCAGCGATCACCTGGGCAGCCACACTGCCCGTTTCGGCGAGATCGAACAGCGCGGCGCGGCGCTGACGCCGAAAGGCCGCCAGCTCTACGACAAGCTGCTCGACGCCACCCGCGCCGCCTTGGGTGGCGCGCCAGCCGAGGCCAATGCCGAGCGCTACAGGGCGCTGCTGCAGGAAAGCTTCGCTGCATTCCCGGATGACCTGGCGCAGATGCGGGAGCAGGGGTTGGCGTACTTCCGCTATTTCGCCACTGAGAAAGGTATGGCGCAGCGCGACCAGCAGGATCGCCCAACCACGCTGGAAGGCCTGATCGCGGCCGGCCATGTGCACTTCGAGGCACTGGTGTACGAGGACTTCCTGCCGGTGAGTGCGGCGGGGATCTTCCAGTCGAACCTGGGGGATGAGGGCCAGGCCGAGTATGGCAGCAATGCCAACCGTGAGGCTTTCGAGGCGGCGCTGGGGCTGCAGGTGCAGGATGAGCTGGCGCTGTATGCGCAGAGCGAGCGGAGGTCTTTGCAGGCTTGTGCCCAGGCGCTGAACCTGGGTTCGATGTAA
- a CDS encoding LysR family transcriptional regulator, translating into MSKRLVPSMTALQCFEAAARHLSFTRAAEELHLTQSAVSKQVAQLEEMLRHHLFLRIRRRLQLTPAGSLYLAEVNKILTQVDMSSRYVLTYGEQTEILKVATQPSFGVRWLIPHLKGFGKRHANIHLDIRNEMEPFALLQGSADVVFFYGQGTWPGATCVELFGEEVVPVCAPELLAGRELADAGELADLVLLQSTSRPEAWHEWFLELGLHSVSAYHGPRFDTFYMALSAAQAGCGVALVPRYLVAKELSGGSLVIPWNHAMRSAGKHYLAYAEHAAEVPKVRALVEWIREQLQA; encoded by the coding sequence ATGTCCAAACGCCTGGTGCCCTCCATGACCGCCCTGCAGTGCTTCGAAGCTGCAGCCCGTCACCTGAGCTTTACCCGTGCCGCCGAAGAGCTGCACCTGACCCAGAGCGCAGTCAGCAAGCAGGTGGCGCAGCTTGAAGAGATGCTGCGCCACCATCTGTTCCTGCGTATCCGCCGGCGCCTGCAACTCACGCCCGCTGGCAGCCTGTACCTGGCCGAGGTCAACAAGATCCTCACCCAGGTCGACATGTCGAGCCGCTACGTGCTCACCTACGGCGAGCAGACCGAGATATTGAAAGTAGCCACTCAACCGAGTTTTGGCGTGCGCTGGCTGATCCCGCACCTCAAGGGCTTTGGCAAGCGGCACGCGAACATCCACCTCGACATCCGCAATGAGATGGAGCCGTTTGCCCTGCTGCAGGGCTCGGCGGATGTGGTGTTCTTCTACGGCCAGGGCACCTGGCCGGGGGCTACCTGCGTGGAGCTGTTCGGCGAAGAGGTGGTGCCGGTGTGTGCGCCGGAGTTGCTGGCCGGGCGTGAGCTGGCGGATGCGGGTGAGTTGGCGGACCTGGTGCTGCTGCAGAGCACGTCGCGGCCGGAAGCCTGGCATGAGTGGTTCCTGGAACTGGGGTTGCACAGCGTCAGCGCCTACCATGGGCCGCGCTTCGATACGTTCTACATGGCGTTGAGTGCGGCGCAGGCCGGGTGTGGGGTGGCGTTAGTGCCGCGGTACCTGGTTGCCAAGGAGCTGTCAGGGGGGAGCCTGGTCATTCCGTGGAATCATGCGATGCGCAGTGCCGGCAAGCATTACCTGGCCTATGCCGAGCATGCAGCTGAAGTGCCGAAGGTGCGGGCATTGGTGGAATGGATTCGCGAGCAGCTCCAGGCTTGA
- the amaB gene encoding L-piperidine-6-carboxylate dehydrogenase: MVAGLLERLGVAAEAYTQGDYPVHTPIDGSQIAKVKLLGKAETIARIDQAQSAFEAWRSVPAPRRGELVRLFGEVLREHKADLGELVSIEAGKITQEGLGEVQEMIDICDFAVGLSRQLYGLTIASERPGHHMRETWHPLGVVGVISAFNFPVAVWAWNTALALVAGNSVVWKPSEKTPLTALACQALFEKALKAFGDAPAGLAQLVIGGREAGEAMVDDPRVPLVSATGSTRMGREVGPRVAARFGRSILELGGNNAMILAPSADLDLAVRGILFSAVGTAGQRCTTLRRLIVHRSIKDEVVARVKAAYGKVRIGDPRKDNLVGPLIDKQSFDAMQGALAKARDEGGQVFGGERQLADQYPNAYYVSPAIAEMPAQSDVVRHETFAPILYVLAYDDFEEALRLNNEVPQGLSSCIFTTDIREAERFQSASGSDCGIANVNIGTSGAEIGGAFGGEKETGGGRESGSDAWKGYMRRQTNTVNYSRELPLAQGIVFD, translated from the coding sequence ATGGTTGCTGGATTGCTCGAGCGCCTTGGCGTTGCCGCCGAGGCTTACACCCAGGGCGACTACCCTGTTCACACGCCGATCGACGGCAGCCAGATCGCCAAGGTGAAATTGCTCGGCAAGGCCGAGACCATCGCCCGCATCGATCAGGCCCAGAGCGCCTTCGAAGCCTGGCGCAGCGTGCCGGCCCCGCGCCGTGGCGAGCTGGTGCGCCTGTTCGGCGAAGTGCTGCGTGAGCACAAGGCCGATCTCGGCGAGCTGGTCTCGATCGAAGCCGGCAAGATCACCCAGGAAGGCCTGGGCGAAGTGCAGGAAATGATCGACATCTGCGACTTCGCCGTCGGCCTGTCGCGCCAGCTGTACGGCCTGACCATCGCCTCCGAGCGCCCAGGCCACCACATGCGTGAAACCTGGCACCCGCTGGGCGTGGTCGGCGTGATCAGCGCCTTCAACTTCCCGGTTGCGGTATGGGCCTGGAACACCGCGCTGGCCCTGGTGGCCGGTAACTCGGTGGTGTGGAAACCGTCCGAGAAGACCCCGCTGACCGCCCTGGCTTGCCAGGCGCTGTTCGAAAAAGCCCTGAAAGCCTTTGGTGATGCCCCGGCTGGCCTGGCACAACTGGTGATCGGCGGCCGTGAAGCTGGCGAAGCCATGGTCGACGACCCGCGCGTGCCGCTGGTCAGCGCCACCGGCAGCACCCGCATGGGCCGTGAAGTGGGCCCACGTGTTGCCGCCCGCTTCGGTCGCAGCATCCTCGAGCTGGGTGGCAACAACGCCATGATCCTGGCCCCGAGCGCCGACCTCGACCTGGCCGTGCGCGGCATTCTGTTCTCTGCTGTCGGTACCGCCGGCCAGCGCTGCACCACCCTGCGTCGCCTGATCGTGCACCGCTCGATCAAGGATGAAGTGGTTGCCCGCGTCAAAGCCGCCTACGGCAAAGTGCGGATCGGCGACCCACGCAAGGACAACCTGGTCGGCCCGCTGATCGACAAGCAGTCCTTCGACGCCATGCAGGGTGCGCTGGCCAAGGCCCGTGACGAGGGTGGTCAGGTGTTCGGCGGCGAGCGTCAGCTGGCCGATCAGTATCCGAACGCCTACTACGTGTCGCCTGCCATCGCTGAAATGCCGGCCCAGAGCGACGTGGTGCGCCACGAAACCTTCGCGCCGATCCTCTACGTGCTGGCCTACGACGACTTCGAAGAGGCCCTGCGCCTGAACAACGAAGTTCCACAAGGCCTGTCGTCGTGCATCTTCACCACCGACATTCGCGAAGCCGAGCGCTTCCAGAGTGCGTCGGGCAGCGACTGCGGCATCGCCAACGTCAACATCGGCACCAGCGGCGCCGAGATCGGCGGTGCGTTCGGTGGCGAGAAGGAGACTGGCGGTGGCCGTGAGTCGGGTTCCGATGCCTGGAAAGGCTACATGCGTCGCCAGACCAATACCGTGAACTACTCGCGCGAGCTGCCGCTGGCGCAGGGTATCGTGTTCGACTGA
- the amaA gene encoding L-pipecolate oxidase has translation MSELRQQCLWEHVSQPSVVSQALAGEHKADVCVIGGGITGLSAAIHLLEQGKSVILLEAWKIGHGGSGRNVGLVNAGTWIRPDDVEVTLGQKQGSRLNKVLGEAPAEVFAMIERLGIDCQAQHKGTLHMAHNATGIADLEARHEQWRRRGADVELLTGAQCQEYCGTDKISAALLDRRAGTINPMGYTQGLAAAVARLGGKLFQQSSVEGLERDGDAWRVKTARGSVRAEKVVISTGAYTEGDWSNLQKQFFRGYYYQVASKPLHGAAADKVLPHGQGSWDTRTVLSSIRRDDQGRLLLGSLGRVDNKPAWFVRSWADRIQSHYYPELGKVEWEMHWTGCIDFTPDHLMRLFEPAPGLVAVTGYNGRGNTTGTVIGRAFAEFLLKDEADSLPIPFSPMSGVSAPSLRTAFYESGFSLYHAGQCLRVVL, from the coding sequence ATGTCCGAACTGCGTCAACAATGCTTGTGGGAACACGTCAGCCAACCGAGCGTCGTCAGCCAGGCCCTGGCCGGGGAACACAAGGCCGATGTTTGCGTGATCGGCGGTGGCATCACCGGCCTGTCGGCGGCCATCCACCTGCTCGAACAGGGCAAGTCGGTGATCCTGCTGGAGGCCTGGAAGATCGGCCACGGCGGCTCCGGGCGCAACGTCGGCCTGGTCAACGCCGGCACCTGGATCCGCCCCGATGACGTCGAGGTAACCCTCGGCCAGAAGCAGGGCAGCCGCCTGAACAAGGTGCTGGGTGAAGCCCCGGCTGAAGTGTTTGCCATGATCGAGCGCCTCGGCATCGACTGCCAGGCCCAGCACAAAGGCACGCTGCACATGGCGCACAACGCCACCGGCATTGCCGACCTCGAGGCTCGCCACGAGCAGTGGCGCCGCCGCGGTGCCGACGTCGAGCTGCTGACCGGCGCCCAATGCCAGGAATACTGCGGTACCGACAAGATTTCCGCCGCGCTGCTCGACCGCCGCGCCGGCACCATCAACCCGATGGGCTACACCCAGGGCCTGGCTGCCGCCGTGGCGCGCCTGGGCGGCAAGCTGTTCCAGCAGTCGTCGGTCGAAGGCCTTGAGCGCGATGGCGATGCCTGGCGGGTGAAGACCGCGCGTGGTTCGGTACGCGCCGAGAAAGTGGTGATTTCCACTGGTGCCTACACCGAAGGCGACTGGAGCAACCTGCAGAAGCAGTTCTTCCGGGGCTACTACTACCAGGTGGCGTCCAAGCCGCTGCACGGCGCGGCAGCCGACAAGGTGCTGCCGCACGGCCAGGGTTCGTGGGACACCCGCACCGTGCTCAGCAGCATCCGCCGCGACGACCAGGGCCGTTTGCTGCTGGGCAGCCTTGGCCGGGTCGACAACAAGCCGGCCTGGTTCGTGCGCAGCTGGGCCGACCGGATCCAGAGCCATTACTACCCGGAGCTGGGCAAGGTCGAGTGGGAAATGCATTGGACCGGCTGTATCGACTTCACCCCGGATCACCTGATGCGGCTGTTCGAGCCGGCGCCGGGGCTGGTGGCAGTGACGGGCTATAACGGCCGTGGCAACACCACCGGGACCGTGATTGGCCGGGCGTTTGCCGAGTTCCTGTTGAAGGACGAGGCGGACAGCCTGCCGATTCCGTTCTCGCCGATGAGCGGGGTGAGTGCGCCGTCATTGCGGACCGCGTTCTATGAATCCGGGTTCTCGCTGTACCACGCGGGGCAATGCCTGAGAGTCGTGCTGTAA
- a CDS encoding mechanosensitive ion channel family protein, which produces MLAFIQSSPLLLGTALILLDLVLWQLIPIQRRAWRIGTRLAIFLLFSAVLVAAGMSPLQPPPWPDDVARNLIATVLAIGWWLFGARTVTVVFGLLLVARGSHGGRLLQDVLGALIFLVAVVAAAGYVLQLPVKGLLATSGVMAIVIGLALQSTLADVFSGIVLNTTRPYQIGDSISIDGTEGKVLDIDWRATRLLTGSGSLAVIPNSVAAKARLLNHSRPADVNGVSISVVVPAKVRPKRVFDALEKALQGTSAILPSPKPKVSVKASTLESVEYEASGFIADMGGKTEARNQLFDLAHRHLEASGVMWNVDLAMPPRSRQREVLDEVRVFRSLSGEERDALSQRMTAVEYLADQVILEVGEQSEHLLVIGSGVVSASVRDGDKLLEAGRMGPGEVLGIEGIIDEDNSFAEFRTLTSCVLYRIDKAQVKSCLVQRGEVQMALTKLQRFRRQSRESLLLQKPVSIKKGGFLSWLHK; this is translated from the coding sequence ATGCTGGCGTTCATCCAGTCGTCCCCGTTGTTGCTCGGTACCGCCCTGATCCTGCTCGACCTCGTGCTCTGGCAGTTGATCCCGATCCAGCGCCGGGCGTGGCGCATCGGCACGCGGCTGGCGATCTTCCTGCTGTTCAGCGCGGTGCTGGTGGCCGCCGGAATGAGCCCGCTGCAACCGCCGCCGTGGCCCGACGATGTAGCGCGCAACCTGATTGCCACGGTATTGGCCATCGGCTGGTGGCTGTTCGGCGCGCGCACGGTGACGGTAGTGTTCGGCCTGCTGCTGGTGGCCCGTGGCAGCCACGGTGGCCGCCTGCTGCAGGATGTGCTGGGGGCGCTGATCTTCCTCGTGGCCGTGGTCGCTGCGGCGGGTTATGTTCTGCAACTGCCGGTGAAGGGCCTGCTGGCCACCTCCGGGGTGATGGCCATCGTCATCGGCCTGGCGCTGCAGAGCACCTTGGCCGACGTGTTCAGCGGCATCGTGCTGAACACCACGCGGCCCTATCAGATTGGCGATTCGATCTCCATCGACGGCACCGAGGGCAAGGTGCTGGACATCGACTGGCGCGCCACGCGCCTGCTCACCGGCAGTGGCAGCCTGGCGGTAATCCCCAATTCGGTGGCGGCCAAGGCGCGGCTGCTCAACCACAGCCGCCCGGCCGATGTGAACGGGGTGTCGATCAGCGTGGTGGTGCCGGCCAAGGTACGCCCCAAGCGGGTTTTCGATGCCCTGGAGAAAGCCCTGCAAGGCACCAGCGCGATCCTCCCCTCACCCAAGCCCAAGGTCTCGGTGAAAGCCTCGACGCTGGAATCGGTGGAGTACGAGGCCAGTGGCTTTATCGCTGACATGGGCGGCAAGACCGAGGCCCGCAATCAGCTGTTCGACCTGGCGCACCGCCATCTGGAAGCCAGCGGGGTGATGTGGAACGTCGACCTGGCCATGCCACCGCGCAGCCGTCAGCGCGAAGTGCTGGACGAGGTGCGGGTGTTCCGCTCGCTGAGTGGTGAAGAGCGGGATGCCTTGAGCCAGCGCATGACGGCGGTGGAGTACCTGGCCGACCAGGTGATCCTGGAGGTGGGTGAGCAATCCGAGCATTTGCTGGTGATTGGCAGCGGCGTGGTGTCGGCCTCGGTGCGCGATGGCGACAAGCTGCTGGAGGCCGGGCGCATGGGGCCGGGCGAGGTACTGGGGATCGAGGGGATCATCGATGAAGATAACTCGTTTGCCGAGTTCCGTACCCTGACCAGCTGCGTGCTGTACCGCATCGACAAGGCGCAGGTGAAGAGCTGCCTGGTGCAGCGTGGAGAGGTGCAGATGGCGCTGACCAAGTTGCAGCGCTTTCGGCGGCAGAGCCGGGAGTCGCTGTTGCTGCAGAAGCCGGTTTCGATCAAGAAAGGCGGCTTTCTCAGCTGGTTGCACAAGTAA
- the ycaC gene encoding isochorismate family cysteine hydrolase YcaC, translating to MTNFKYNRLNKDDAAVLLVDHQAGLLSLVRDIEPDAFKNNVLALADLAKFFNLPTILTTSFEQGPNGPLMPELKALFPDAPYIARPGQINAWDNEDFVKAVKATGKKQLIIAGVVTEVCVAFPALSALEEEFEVFVVADASGTFNAMTRDAAHDRMSQAGAQMMTWFGVACELHRDWRNDIEGLAALCSNHIPDYRNLMTSYNAFNASK from the coding sequence ATGACCAACTTCAAATACAACCGCCTGAACAAAGACGACGCCGCAGTTCTGCTGGTCGACCACCAGGCTGGCCTGCTGTCCCTGGTTCGCGACATCGAGCCGGACGCGTTCAAGAACAATGTTCTGGCGCTGGCCGACCTGGCCAAGTTCTTCAACCTGCCGACCATCCTCACCACCAGCTTCGAGCAAGGCCCCAACGGCCCGCTGATGCCAGAGTTGAAAGCGCTGTTCCCGGACGCCCCGTACATCGCCCGCCCAGGCCAGATCAACGCCTGGGACAACGAAGACTTCGTCAAGGCGGTGAAGGCCACCGGCAAGAAGCAGCTGATCATCGCCGGCGTGGTGACTGAAGTCTGCGTTGCCTTCCCGGCGCTGTCGGCCCTGGAAGAAGAGTTTGAAGTGTTCGTGGTAGCCGATGCCTCCGGTACCTTCAACGCCATGACCCGCGACGCCGCCCACGACCGCATGAGCCAGGCCGGCGCGCAAATGATGACCTGGTTCGGCGTGGCCTGTGAGCTGCACCGCGACTGGCGCAACGACATCGAAGGCCTGGCCGCGCTGTGCTCCAACCACATCCCGGACTACCGCAACCTGATGACCAGCTACAACGCCTTCAACGCCAGCAAGTAA
- a CDS encoding alpha/beta fold hydrolase: MTTLVTRDGTSIYYKDWGSGKPVLFSHGWPLDADMWDSQMEFLASRGYRAIAFDRRGFGRSSQPWTGYDYDTFADDIAQLIEHLDLRDVTLVGFSMGGGDVSRYIARHGSERVAGLVLLGAVTPVFGKREDNPEGVDLSVFEGICAGLRADRAQFIADFATPFYGLNHGQQVSQGVQTQTLNIALMASIKGTLDCVTAFSETDFRPDMARIDVPTLVIHGDDDQIVPFETTGKQAAELIRGAKLKVYAGAPHGFAVTHAQQLNEDLLAFLQR, translated from the coding sequence ATGACCACGCTTGTTACCCGCGACGGCACTTCGATCTATTACAAGGACTGGGGCAGCGGAAAACCGGTGCTGTTCAGCCACGGCTGGCCGCTGGACGCCGACATGTGGGACTCGCAGATGGAGTTCCTGGCCAGCCGCGGCTACCGCGCCATTGCCTTCGACCGTCGAGGCTTCGGCCGTTCGAGCCAGCCATGGACCGGCTACGACTACGACACCTTCGCCGACGACATCGCCCAGCTGATCGAACACCTCGACCTGCGTGACGTGACTTTGGTGGGTTTCTCGATGGGCGGCGGCGATGTCAGCCGCTACATCGCTCGCCACGGTAGCGAGCGGGTGGCCGGCTTGGTGCTGCTGGGTGCGGTGACACCGGTGTTCGGCAAGCGTGAAGACAACCCTGAAGGTGTCGACCTGTCGGTATTCGAAGGTATCTGCGCCGGCCTGCGTGCCGACCGGGCGCAGTTCATCGCTGATTTCGCCACACCGTTCTATGGCCTGAACCATGGGCAGCAGGTGTCTCAAGGCGTGCAGACCCAGACCCTGAACATTGCGCTGATGGCGTCGATCAAGGGCACCCTCGATTGCGTGACTGCGTTCTCGGAGACCGACTTCCGCCCGGACATGGCCAGGATCGATGTGCCGACCCTGGTGATCCATGGTGACGACGACCAGATCGTGCCGTTCGAAACCACCGGCAAGCAGGCGGCGGAGCTGATTCGCGGGGCGAAGCTGAAGGTGTATGCCGGCGCGCCGCACGGGTTTGCCGTGACTCATGCGCAGCAGCTCAATGAAGACTTGCTGGCGTTCCTCCAGCGGTAA
- a CDS encoding amidohydrolase, translated as MTADLILFNGKLHTVDREKPTATAVAIKDGRFIAVGNDAEAMAHKGTTTQIVDLKQRTVIPGLNDSHLHLIRGGLNYNLELRWEGVPSVADALRMLKDQAARTPTPQWVRVVGGWNEFQFAEKRMPTLEEINQAAPDTPVFLLHLYDRALLNRAALKAVGYDKTTPNPPGGEIQRDKFGNPTGMLIARPNAMILYATLAKGPKLPLEYQVNSTRQFMRELNRLGLTSAIDAGGGYQNFPDDYSVIQELADNNQLTVRIAYNLFTQKPKEELDDFRKWTSSVKLHSGTDFLRHNGAGEMLVFSAADFEDFLEPRPDLPQTMEEELEPVVRHLVEQRWPFRLHATYNESITRMLDVFEKVNRDIPFNGLPWFFDHAETITPQNIERVRALGGGIAIQDRMAFQGEYFVDRYGAKAAEQTPPIKRMLEMGVPVGAGTDATRVSSYNPWTSLYWLVSGKTVGGMELYKEGLDRDTALQLFTQGSAWFSSEQGKKGQIKVGQLADLAALSLDFFSVDEEAIKGIESVLTIVDGKVVYGAGEFDKLGPPQVPVLPEWSPVVKVPGHWRVGTPSLAAAVHQCSGPCGVHAHSHDKARQSSVPVNDFQGFWGALGCSCFAF; from the coding sequence ATGACCGCCGACCTGATTCTGTTCAACGGCAAATTGCACACCGTTGACCGCGAAAAGCCCACCGCCACTGCCGTCGCCATCAAGGACGGCCGCTTCATCGCCGTGGGCAACGACGCCGAGGCCATGGCCCACAAGGGCACCACTACGCAGATCGTCGACCTCAAGCAGCGCACGGTGATCCCTGGCCTGAACGACTCGCACCTGCACCTGATCCGTGGTGGCCTGAACTACAACCTGGAACTTCGCTGGGAAGGCGTACCGTCGGTGGCCGATGCCCTGCGCATGCTCAAGGACCAGGCCGCACGCACGCCGACGCCACAGTGGGTGCGCGTGGTCGGTGGCTGGAACGAATTCCAGTTCGCTGAAAAACGCATGCCGACCCTGGAAGAAATCAACCAGGCCGCGCCGGACACCCCGGTGTTCCTGCTGCACCTGTACGACCGCGCACTGCTCAACCGCGCTGCGCTCAAGGCCGTCGGCTACGACAAGACCACCCCGAACCCGCCGGGTGGCGAGATCCAGCGCGACAAGTTCGGCAACCCGACCGGCATGCTGATCGCCCGCCCCAACGCGATGATCCTCTACGCCACCTTGGCCAAGGGGCCGAAGCTGCCACTGGAATATCAGGTCAACTCCACCCGCCAGTTCATGCGCGAGCTGAACCGCCTGGGCCTGACCAGTGCCATCGATGCCGGCGGCGGCTACCAGAACTTCCCCGATGACTACTCGGTGATCCAGGAGCTGGCCGACAACAACCAGCTGACCGTGCGCATTGCCTACAACCTGTTCACCCAGAAGCCGAAGGAAGAGCTGGACGACTTCCGCAAATGGACCTCCAGCGTCAAGTTGCACAGCGGCACCGACTTCCTGCGCCACAACGGTGCGGGCGAGATGCTGGTGTTCTCCGCCGCCGACTTCGAAGACTTCCTCGAGCCGCGCCCGGACCTGCCGCAGACCATGGAAGAAGAGCTGGAGCCCGTGGTGCGCCACCTGGTCGAGCAACGCTGGCCATTCCGCCTGCACGCCACCTACAACGAATCGATCACGCGCATGCTCGACGTGTTCGAGAAGGTCAACCGCGACATTCCGTTCAACGGCCTGCCGTGGTTCTTCGACCACGCCGAAACCATCACCCCGCAGAACATCGAGCGCGTGCGTGCCTTGGGCGGCGGCATCGCCATTCAGGACCGCATGGCCTTCCAGGGTGAATACTTCGTCGATCGTTACGGCGCCAAGGCTGCCGAGCAGACCCCGCCGATCAAGCGCATGCTCGAGATGGGCGTGCCGGTGGGTGCCGGTACCGATGCCACCCGCGTGTCCAGCTACAACCCGTGGACTTCGCTGTACTGGCTGGTCAGCGGCAAGACCGTTGGCGGCATGGAGCTGTACAAGGAAGGCCTGGACCGCGACACCGCACTGCAGCTGTTCACCCAGGGCAGCGCCTGGTTCTCCAGCGAGCAGGGCAAGAAGGGCCAGATCAAGGTAGGCCAGTTGGCAGACCTTGCGGCATTGTCGCTGGACTTCTTCAGCGTCGATGAAGAAGCGATCAAGGGCATCGAGTCGGTGCTGACCATTGTCGATGGCAAGGTCGTGTACGGTGCCGGCGAATTCGACAAGCTCGGCCCGCCGCAGGTGCCGGTGCTGCCGGAGTGGTCGCCGGTGGTCAAGGTGCCGGGGCATTGGCGCGTGGGCACGCCATCGCTGGCCGCAGCCGTGCACCAGTGCTCGGGGCCGTGCGGGGTGCATGCGCACAGCCATGACAAGGCGCGTCAATCGAGTGTGCCGGTCAACGATTTCCAGGGCTTTTGGGGGGCTTTGGGCTGCTCGTGCTTTGCTTTCTAA